One segment of Cutaneotrichosporon cavernicola HIS019 DNA, chromosome: 4 DNA contains the following:
- the PRP5 gene encoding uncharacterized protein (helicase superfamily c-terminal domain), whose product MNASRQVSSRTKGGVGGGGAHSATGYFRGNTPVALATQSHFQRPRLKRHSISLSIQRTPRHAPLSSYRSPSPRRRDDRDRDRYDRDRRDDRRRDDRRYDDRDRYVKERDRDRDRDHRRDYGRDDRRDRDRDYDRRDRDHDRDRHKRREDERRDERRRDDREHERDRDHRDDRRDSRDDSHLTNGRAASGTPGPGDEEEKKRQARGRLEAWKRQRKAQGSNVTSPAGTPEPDRRSPVKPVAKSGLSFSATSLSSLKPTPLKRSFAALDDEEVEDRKLEKLDLPDFNAEVQSGTEAGLASVDEDMAVAQGDDNENDAVVGPEANGNGDGGMMDVDEGEEEDPLDAFMRDNDQQVKTVNVSDAKRSGNVGMDESDGEDEETVRNRAEEELSKAEAMLQQAASKSRKKDLPTPDHDNIDYEPFRKNFYTVPEEAAVMDEEEAELIRLEMDGIRIRGTDAPKPVRRWGAFGIPLGCLDVIQQKDWAAPTPIQAQSIPAIMSGRDVIGVAKTGSGKTIAFLLPMLRHVKDQRPVSGLDGPIGLILAPTRELAMQIYREARPFAKVMGLRLTCAVGGQSISDDIAAMKKGCEIVVCTPGRMIDLLTANNGRVTNLRRTTFLVMDEADRMFDMGFEPQVMKMINNTRPDAQKVLFSATFPKSMEALARRILIKPLEITVGGKSVVAAEIDQRIEVREEDTKFNRLLEILGEMGQMYPDEPDFRVLIFVERQEAADDLFRDLLSRGYLSSSLHGGKDQIDRQEAIRNFKNGDIPIIVATSVAARGLDVKELKLVINYDAPSHMEDYVHRAGRTGRAGNTGTCITFITPEQDKLSVDLVRALEASKAFVPDNLKEMADEFMKKLKAGTAKAHRSGYVGHGLEKMQRKREEKDRAEKHTYGDTSEAVSLSSREGAVIPYKPKTNDYKSNVPENSLKGEADYTYTEINVDVVNGPAPDKLPSGPAMRGTRQDAKSLPAQTLAALEQARKEGRHIDAANLAKIASRLQKQADHPKAAGLAAALSPETGRKTKDPDATDWHAVFPINDYPQKARWKATNKEQMLLLSEISGASITMRGVYYPPGQDPAPGQEPKLHLLIESNDERRVRTAVDELRRIIIESSVAALQNADRNPTAGGRYSVM is encoded by the exons AtgaacgcgtcgcgtcAGGTGTCCAGCCGGACCAAGGGTGGAGTaggtggaggcggggcTCACTCAGCCACCGGTTATTTCCGCGGCAATACCCCTGTGgcactcgccacccagTCGCACTTTCAGCGACCCAGACTCAAACGCCACTCAATATCACTCTCCATCCAGAGAACACCGCGGCATGccccgctctcctc CTATCGTAGCCCCTCACCACGCCGtcgcgacgaccgcgaTCGCGACAGGTACGACAGAGATCGCCGCGATGACAGGCGCCGCGACGACAGGCGGTacgacgaccgcgaccgctACGTgaaggagcgcgaccgTGATCGTGATCGTGACCACCGGCGCGATTACGGCCGGGACGATAGGCGAGACCGGGACCGCGATTACGATCGGCGCGATCGCGAccacgaccgcgaccgccacAAGCGGCGTGAAGATGAGCGCCGGGACGAGCGCCGGCGTGATGACCGTGAGCATGAGCGAGACCGCGACCACCGCGATGACAGGCGCGACAGCCGCGATGACAGTCATCTCACGAACGGCCGGGCTGCGTCCGGCACGCCAGGGcctggcgacgaggaggagaagaagcggcAGGCGCGCGGGCGCCTCGAGGCTTGGAAGCGGCAGCGCAAGGCGCAGGGGAGCAACGTCACCAGCCCTGCCGGCACTCCTGAGCCCGACCGGCGCTCGCCCGTAAAAC CGGTCGCCAAGAGTGGGCTGTCGTTTAGCGCGACTTCGCTATCCAGCTTAAAGCCGACACCGCTCAAGCGCTCTTTTGCAGCTCTCGATGAcgaagaggtcgaggaccgcaagctcgagaagctcgacCTTCCAGACTTTAATGCCGAGGTGCAGAGCGGAACCGAGGCGGGATTGGCGTctgtcgacgaggacatggcTGTGGCGCAGGGAGACGACAACGAGAACGACGCCGTGGTGGGCCCTGAAGCGAACGGGAATGGGGACGGGGGCATGATGGATGTTGAtgaaggggaggaggaagatcCGCTCGACGCATTCATGCGCGATAACGACCAACAGGTGAAGACTGTCAACGTGTCTGACGCCAAGCGGTCGGGGAATGTTGGGAtggacgagagcgacggcgaggacgaggagactGTGCGCaaccgcgccgaggaggagctgtcCAAGGCTGAGGCGATGCTGCAGCAGGCCGCAAGCAAGAGTCGCAAGAAGGACCTGCCGACTCCTGACCACGACAACATAGACTACGAGCCGTTCCGGAAGAACTTCTACACTGTACCCGAAGAGGCGGCTGTaatggacgaggaagaggccgaACTGATCCGCCTCGAGATGGACGGTATTCGTATCCGGGGGACTGATGCGCCAAAGCCCGTTCGCCGGTGGGGAGCCTTCGGCATTCCACTCGGGTGTCTGGATGTGATCCAACAAAAGGATTGGGCGGCACCGACGCCGATCCAAGCGCAATCCATCCCGGCCATCATGAGCGGGCGCGATGTCATCGGCGTCGCCAAGACTGGCTCGGGCAAGACGATCGCATTCCTCCTCCCGATGCTGCGGCATGTCAAGGACCAGCGACCGGTGAGCGGCCTCGACGGGCCGATCGGGCTCATCCTCGCGCCAacgcgcgagctcgctaTGCAGATCTACCGCGAAGCCAGGCCGTTTGCCAAGGTTATGGGGCTGCGGCTGACCTGCGCTGTTGGAGGGCAGTCGATTTCGGACGACATTGCGGCGATGAAGAAGGGCTGCGAGATTGTCGTCTGCACGCCAGGCCGTATGATCGACCTCCTCACTGCAAACAACGGCCGCGtcaccaacctccgccGCACGACGTTCCTCGTTatggacgaggcggaccGCATGTTCGACATGGGTTTCGAGCCGCAGGTGATGAAGATGATCAACAACACGCGGCCCGACGCCCAGAAGGTACTCTTCTCCGCGACGTTCCCAAAGTCGAtggaggcgctggcgcgccgcATCCTGATTAAGCCTCTCGAGATTACAGTTGGTGGCAAGAGTGTTGTCGCGGCCGAGATTGACCAGCGCAtcgaggtgcgcgaggaggacacAAAGTTCAACCGCCTGCTCGAGatcctcggcgagatgggcCAGATGTACCCCGACGAGCCCGACTTCCGCGTCCTCATCTTCGTGGAGCGGCAggaggcggccgacgacCTGTTCCGCGATCTTTTGAGTCGCGGGTACCTCAGCTCGTCGCTTCACGGCGGGAAGGACCAGATCGACCGCCAGGAGGCGATCCGCAACTTCAAGAACGGCGATATCCCAATCATCGTCGCCACATCGGTCGCGGCTCGTGGTTTGGATGTCAAGGAGCTTAAGCTCGTCATCAACTACGACGCGCCGAGCCACATGGAGGACTATGTCCACCGCGCTGGGCGTACCGGACGCGCGGGGAACACTGGCACGTGCATCACATTTATCACGCCAGAGCAGGACAAGCTGTCTGTTGACCTtgtgcgcgcgctcgaggcctCCAAGGCATTCGTGCCGGACAACCTCAAAGAGATGGCAGACGAGTTCATGaagaagctcaaggcggGTACGGCCAAGGCGCACAGATCAGGATATGTGGGGCACGGTCTGGAAAAAATGCAGCGTAAGCGCGAAGAGAAGGACCGCGCCGAGAAGCACACGTACGGCGACACGTCGGAGGCTGtctcgctgtcgtcgcgcgagggcgccgTGATCCCGTACAAGCCCAAGACGAACGATTACAAGAGCAACGTGCCCGAGAACTcgctcaagggcgaggcAGACTACACGTACACTGAAAtcaatgtcgacgtcgtcaacgGCCCGGCTCCAGACAAGCTGCCCTCCGGCCCTGCGATGCGTGGCACACGGCAAGATGCGAAGAGCTTGCCGGCGCAGACACTCGCGGCACtcgagcaggcgcgcaaggAAGGGCGGCACATCGACGCAGCGAACCTGGCCAAGATCGCGAGCAGGCTACAGAAGCAAGCCGACCATCCGAAGGCGGCTGGTCTCGCTGCCGCGCTCTCCCCAGAAACAGGCCGCAAGACCAAGGACCCCGACGCGACCGACTGGCATGCCGTCTTTCCCATCAACGACTACCCACAAAAGGCGCGGTGGAAGGCGACGAACAAGGAGCAGATGCTGCTGCTGTCCGAGATCAGCGGTGCGAGTATTACCATGCGTGGCGTGTACTATCCGCCAGGGCAGGACCCCGCGCCTGGACAGGAGCCCAAGCTCCACTTGCTTATTGAGAGTAATgacgagcgccgcgtccgGACGGCAGTGGACGAGCTGAGGCGCATCATCATCGAGTCGAGTGTGGCTGCGTTGCAGAACGCGGACCGCAACCCCACGGCTGGGGGGCGGTACAGTGTCATGTAG
- a CDS encoding uncharacterized protein (PHD zinc finger), whose translation MAFLLPELLASAADITLPNLLEAQDRLEAEAREVLPYSFDECTFSKGAIRQSVWSCVDCGEKGVCYGCSISCHSEHRLVELWTKRGFTCDCPTSAMCAPSSSTSKRKCHLFPADQQPQPPNESNTGRYTHNFHGEFCRCGRDYDPETEAEAMIHCLGCETEAEAMIHCLGCEDWFHESCLNLAPRKPEWAEPLDEDEEESDSLLPSDSYDGLLCAACAAHPFVNARKGKEGWMVIGPQGEGWVVEGRNAEDPKKDGKAEEVKVEDEAKADAEAPASLKRKSADDGLVAKRARVDDMNPLLVVAETITAELPSEPSKSVAKPTDGSTATELPATRLRTSAGDVFLAHGIRERLRATLSDAEATVLPFPLVDEEIYEPPADCPPETLEEVTQRVVGGLPRVQAIEALHGYEAMRDKLKVMLAGHVASGEVVSRDDIESFFENLRAGRAK comes from the exons ATGGCATTCCTTCTCCCCGAACTCCTGGCGTCGGCCGCCGACATCACGCTTCCCAACCTCCTGGAGGCGCAGGACaggctcgaggccgaggcacGCGAGGTCCTTCCCTACTCATTTGACGAGTGCACCTTCTCCAAGGGCGCGATCCGGCAGTCGGTATGGTCATGTGTGG actGCGGCGAGAAAGGCGTGTGCTACGGCTGCTCAATCTCCTGCCACTCCG AACATCGCCTTGTTGAGCTCTGGACCAAGCGGGGTTTCACATGCGACTGCCCGACGTCTGCCATGTGCGCACCTTCCTCAAGCACCAGCAAGAGGAAGTGCCACCTCTTCCCGGCGGACCAGCAGCCGCAACCACCGAATGAGAGCAACACGGGCAGGTACACGCACAACTTCCACGGCGAGTTCTGCCGCTGTGGTCGCGATTATGACCCGGAGacggaggccgaggcgatgATTCATTGTCTTGGATGTGAA acggaggccgaggcgatgATTCATTGTCTTGGATGTGAA gacTGGTTCCACGAATCATgtctcaacctcgccccGCGCAAGCCGGAATGGGCCGAGCCGCTtgacgaagacgaggaggagagcgactccctcctcccgtcGGACAGCTACGACGGACTGTTGTGTGCTGCATGTGCGGCGCATCCGTTCGTCAACGCGCGGAAGGGAAAGGAAGGGTGGATGGTAATCGGGCCGCAGGGTGAGGGGTGGGTCGTGGAGGGCCGGAATGCGGAAGACCCGAAGAAAGATGGGAAGGCTGAGGAGGTgaaggtcgaggatgaAGCCAAAGCGGACGCGGAGGCGCCAGCAAGTCTCAAGCGCAAGTCTGCAGACGACGGACTCGTTGCGAAGCGTGCGCGGGTTGACGACATGAACCCGCTTCTGGTGGTGGCCGAGACCATCACTGCTGAGCTACCCTCTGAGCCCTCGAAGTCTGTCGCCAAGCCTACAGACGGATCCACTGCCACCGAACTCCCTGCCACTCGGCTCCGGACGTCGGCTGGCGACGTCTTCCTTGCCCATGGTATCCGCGAACGCCTCAGAGCCACACTCTCG gatgccgaggccaCAGTACTTCCGTTCCCCCTCGTAGATGAGGAGATCTACGAGCCGCCAGCCGACTGCCCGCcggagacgctcgaggaggtcacGCAGCGCGTTGTTGGTGGCTTACCGCGTGTCCAGGCGATCGAGGCGTTGCATGGGTATGAGGCTATGCG GGACAAACTCAAGGTCATGCTTGCTGGTCACGTTGCGAGCGGGGAGGTGGTGAGCCGTGACGACATTGAGAGCTTCTTCGAGAACCTGCGCGCTGGCCGCGCCAAGTAG
- a CDS encoding uncharacterized protein (Conserved hypothetical ATP binding protein), translated as METHSSAFGQLVTGPPGAGKSTYCHGMYQFLTALGRPVNVINLDPAVSNPPYPCAVSITSLITLDDVMEEYGLGPNGAMLYCIEYVEANFDWLVEQLDALLEPQGGNGYIVIDTPGQAELWTNHDSLKRIVKRLLKMDYRLAAIHLTDAHAITDASKYISAVLLALRAMLQLEMPHINVFSKIDTIGGFGDLPFNLDYYTEVQDLSYLVRQLEEVPRAKQFAKLNSAMVELIEEFSLVGFETLAVEDKASMMHLVRLIDKVTGYVFMPSGGTTEDNLHALFSSASGAIPGGYADISDVQERWAEGREAFDKAEEEQWEREWAMRKQAEALASGGVAGSKKDDEHMA; from the exons ATGGAAACACACTCCTCTGCCTttggccagctcgtcacTGGTCCTCCTGGTGCAGGCAAATCGACATACTGCCACGGCATGTACCAGTTCCTCACTGCGCTCGGCCGGCCAGTAAACGTAATCAACCTTGACCCGGCTGTTTCCAACCCGCCATATCCGTGTGCCGTGTCCATCACGTCTCTCATCACACTCGATGACGTGATGGAGGAGTACGGACTAGGGCCGAACGGAGCAATGCTCTACTGCATTGAATACGTCGAGGCCAACTTCGACTGGCTCGTTGAACAACTCGACGCTCTGCTCGAACCACAGGGCGGGAACGGCTACATTGTTATCGACACGCCCGGCCAAGCCGAGCTTTGGACGAACCACGACAGCTTGAAGCGCATTGTCAAGCGCCTCCTCAAGATGGACTACCGCCTGGCGGCGATCCACCTCACGGACGCGCACGCCATCACCGACGCCTCCAAGTACATCTCGGCGGTGCTCCTGGCCCTGCGCGCGATGCTTCAGCTCGAGATGCCCCACATCAATGTGTTCTCCAAGATTGACACCATTGGCGGTTTTGGGGATCTTC CTTTCAACCTTGACTACTACACCGAGGTGCAGGACCTGTCGTACCTCGTGcggcagctcgaggaggtccCCCGCGCAAAGCAATTCGCGAAGCTCAACTCGGCGATGGTGGAGCTCATTGAGGAGTTCTCTCTTGTCGGCTTCGAGAcactcgccgtcgaggacaaggctTCGATGATGCACCTCGTGCGCCTGATCGACAAAGTGACCGGATATGTCTTCATGCCGTCGGGAGGCACGACCGAAGACAACCTGCATGCACTATTCTCGAGTGCGTCAGGTGCGATCCCCGGCGGATATGCCGACATATCGGATGTTCAGGAGCGCTGGGCCGAGGGGCGCGAGGCGTTCGACAAGGCAGAGGAGGAACAATGGGAGCGCGAGTGGGCGATGCgcaagcaggccgaggcacTCGCGAGCGGTGGTGTCGCAGGCAGCAAGAAGGACGATGAGCATATGGCATAG
- the RFT1 gene encoding uncharacterized protein (Rft protein), translating to MCLTIKGKAPPALPDKPAPSSPAPSSSAPSSPAPSLSKTDSPSPLATGRALILLQLLSRALTFILNQGLVRHAPPAVFGTAAIQFDLVAATILFLSREGVRNAVLRSSTSIISIWAFRLGFGVALATVTLYLSTAPLSTTAQPYFHLSLALYVVGALFELLVEPLYIRATRGDLKVRVAAEGGQAVVRTALSFALLVALSYFGDNEGRGALLGLAVGYWAGSAWLAARYLWAYGRAAALPDLLFAKKGEGADLETRRLAIAGTRQSVVKHLLTEADRIAVGYISPLGDQGGYAIAMNYGSLIARIIFQPLEETLRLHWSRSLTAPATLPLLTFAVRASLHLMLLFPIFLPPLLPAVLPLLLPRKYTAETNAAGTLQTYLTVYLPLLSLNGILESFHAASATPAQMSEQAWVMGGSSAAFVLALWRLSGMVWFTREQALIYASCAAMLVRIGYAGFHAWRFARTRTAVLPVLPRPAVLVGVGAAGVVTWAAAAQLGEGLRNNLALLGVGAIAGLSVLATIFAVERADVRQLAILLKAKGE from the exons ATGTGTCTAACGATAAAAGGGAAGGCTCCCCCTGCTCTTCCAGATAAACCtgctccttcctctcccgctccttcctcctccgctccttcctcccccgcTCCTTCTCTCTCCAAAACCGACTCCCCCTCTCCATTAGCAACAGGTCGCGcactcatcctcctccaactCCTCTCACGTGCGCTCACCTTCATCCTAAACCAGGGCTTGGTACGACATGCCCCACCGGCTGTCTTCGGCACCGCCGCGATCCAgttcgacctcgtcgccgcgacgatcctcttcctctcccgTGAGGGGGTGCGGAATGCCGTACTCCGCTCGTCTACTTCCATTATCTCCATCTGGGCCTTCCGCCTCGGATTTGGGGTAGCTCTGGCCACGGTCACACTCTATCTCTCCACCGCGCCTCTATCGACCACAGCCCAGCCTTACTTCCACCTCTCGCTGGCACTCTATGTGGTCGGCGCACTATTCGAACTTCTTGTGGAACCACTCTACATCCGTGCTACCAGGGGCGATTTGAAGGTCCGCGTCGCTGCTGAGGGAGGACAGGCCGTAGTGCGGACCGCGCTATCCTTCGCCCTTCTGGTGGCGCTGTCCTACTTCGGTGACAATGAGGGTCGGGGCGCTCTCCTGGGATTGGCGGTGGGATACTGGGCGGGCTCGGCATGGCTTGCTGCCCGGTACCTGTGGGCGTATGGCAGGGCGGCGGCCCTTCCAgacctcctcttcgccaagaagggggagggggccGACCTTGAGacccgccgcctcgctaTCGCCGGTACTCGCCAGAGCGTCGTCAAGCATCTCCTTACGGAGGCAGACCGGATTGCGGTGGGGTATATCTCGCCGCTGGGCGACCAAGGCGGGTACGCCATCGCCATGAACTACG GTTCGCTAATCGCGCGCATCATCTTCCAGCCTCTCGAGGAGACCCTCCGATTGCACTGGTCGCGCAGCCTCACTGCGCCCGCCAcactccctctcctcacttTTGCAGTCCGGGCATCCTTACACCTCATGCTTCTCTTTCCCATCTTCCTTCCACCACTGCTCCCGGCGgttcttcccctcctcctacCTCGGAAGTATACGGCCGAAACTAACGCGGCGGGCACGCTCCAGACTTACCTCACAGTGTACCTCCCGCTGCTGAGCCTCAATGGGATCCTCGAGTCGTTCCATGCCGCGTCCGCAACTCCCGCGCAGATGTCGGAACAGGCGTGGGTGATGGGTGGCAGTAGCGCGGCATTCGTGCTCGCGCTGTGGCGATTGTCAGGAATGGTGTGGTTTACAAGGGAGCAGGCCCTAATCTATGCGTCTTGCGCAGCCATGCTTGTCCGGATCGGGTACGCCGGATTTCACGCGTGGCGTTTCGCACGTACTAGGACCGCTGTCCTTCCCGTTCTTCCACGCCCTGCTGTCCTTGTAGGGGTGGGCGCTGCTGGTGTGGTAACTTGGGCCGCTGCTGCCCAGTTAGGAGAGGGGTTGAGGAACAATCTCGCGCTGTTGGGCGTAGGGGCAATCGCAGGGCTCAGTGTCCTGGCCACGAT ATTCGCTGTGGAACGCGCCGACGTTCGCCAACTGGCCATCCTGCTAAAGGCGAAGGGAGAATAG
- a CDS encoding uncharacterized protein (Alpha/beta hydrolase family) yields MHPHIHTFLPSSSPDISLECRIYLPSAVTSTSLGPSLSMEADSEPIPLERIDKAALRDWGINRLITAAHPWARLGGNMLFPVIAHHLPRAVYDANCPAAIATFNVRGVGLSEGSQPWPGWGIGSDGEDFGAVERAVLGLLGDVAVYRLGYSYGTNLVLSAPPPNLRRTMLVSPAPTLFKAMTVMCGPTFQQSLDAALNAAPDGETIWAVYGTSDEFTGVSTLRALGGRRADLIHKVEIEGCGHFYARGEDGRSLRSAIEEWIA; encoded by the exons ATGCATCCCCACATccacaccttcctcccatcgtcgtcaccaGACATTTCCCTTGAATGCCGGATCTACCTCCCCTCCGCAGTCACGTCCACCTCCCTCGGCCCGTCCCTGTCAATGGAGGCGGACTCTGAGCCCATCCCGTTGGAGAGGATAGACAAGGCGGCACTGCGCGACTGGGGCATCAATCGGCTGATCACGGCAGCACATCCTTGGGCGCGGCTGGGAGGGAACATGCTCTTTCC TGTAATCGCTCACCATCTCCCTCGCGCAGTATACGATGCCAACTGCCctgccgccatcgccacctTCAACGTCCGCGGCGTCGGTCTCTCCGAAGGATCCCAACCATGGCCTGGATGGGGCATCGGTAGCGACGGGGAGGACTTtggcgccgtcgagcgtgCAGTGCTTGGTCTGCTTGGCGACGTGGCGGTGTACCGGCTT GGATACTCGTACGGAACTAACCTCGTGCTCAGCGCACCGCCACCAAATCTGCGCCGCACGATGCTCGTTTCACCAGCCCCGACGCTCTTCAAAGCGATGACCGTCATGTGCGGCCCCACTTTCCAACAAAGTTTGGATGCCGCGCTCAACGCCGCACCAGACGGGGAGACGATTTGGGCCGTGTATGGCACGTCGGACGAGTTTACGGGCGTCTCGACGCTCCGTGCGctgggagggagaagggcCGATCTGATCCACAAGGTGGAGATTGAGGGGTGTGGGCACTTCTACGCGCGAGGTGAGGACGGACGGTCCCTGCGTTCAGCTATCGAGGAGTGGATCGCATAG
- the SIP5 gene encoding uncharacterized protein (c2h2 zinc finger protein), which produces MGNAPSHQGGSPPFEAAGSAPPPPPASYKDKEPTKPASPPPPTTPLLMPYGGHLSPQNPHALGLPQAHDYSKTIVTALILDQRLAPFYRGLDDYEEDWSEAQVAHELEETREKDFAEQVENSSTAQLREERETIARGRRLSHEAERAERQRREEKAYLGAIECPICFLYYPPNINTSRCCQQPLCTECFVQMKRAEATTTHLESEPASCPFCVETDFGVIYERPTAALPTPSGILSPGGTASPAPLSALATSPDGGASEFSTALSDRPLSPGSSDLAALREEGKRRKSVSCKAKEVVTIDAIRPDWEAKLNAVKAQAARRAARRIVMRQVGDRLIPIGYTSSRATGQADFSMSIPPEESGSRRSRRTREREREMEEMMIMEAMRLSLLDQEEYQRKHAHDIQPGQTAAGPSAGPSTDNGSSNGRGPSGTSSPTPSTSSRRSSRAADTLSSWRQNEGGRAAKLLSKITVNRSRANSKSSVHFAPSPPTFGSASPSGNRARSSSTPSPAPGLHSEHTPSPLSNAVTRRSLDVPATGRGAALALQAALGPAEPAIAEVATPMTETDHDPLTRELAAATDDGPASLLTDSPGQMDAEVVPTPPAIPVVVEPPIDSPVTELAAPTPIEAPVGQDLLSFGNLGPDSEATPRDSPLSDTTPAASPSGQAAALPDPPATGKALAAPIDVPKTSGPDTDKGPETPAKTELTKVTPKSPTLSPFKPAPCRTDTSTSLVSVDAASFISRSSLGDDEVIRRPSGPLAARADD; this is translated from the exons ATGGGCAACGCTCCAAGCCATCAGGGCGGGTCTCCACCGTTCGAGGCTGCGGGATCTGCGcccccgccaccacccgcGTCGtacaaggacaaggagccGACCAAGCCCGCGtctcccccacctcccacgACGCCGCTCCTGATGCCTTACGGTGGACACCTGAGTCCCCAGAACCCacacgcgctcggcctgccGCAAGCACACGATTACAGCAAGACGATAGTGACGGCGCTCATTCTTGACCAACGACTCGCGCCGTTCTAccgcggccttgacgaTTATGAGGAGGACTGGTCCGAGGCCCAAGTGGCACACGAACTTGAGGAGACGCGCGAGAAGGACTTTGCTGAGCAGGTCGAGAACTCTTCAACGGCGCAGCTGCGTGAAGAGCGTGAGACgatcgcgcgcggccgccgacTCTCGCACGAGGCGGAGCGCGCTGAGCGTCAGCGtcgcgaggagaaggcctACCTCGGCGCAATCGAGTGCCCCATCTGCTTCCTGTATTACCCGCCGAATATCAACACCTCCCGGTGTTGCCAGCAGCCGCTGTGCACCGAATGCTTTGTGCAGATGAAGCGTGCCGAGGCTACCACCACACACTTGGAGAGCGAACCCGCAAGCTGTCCATTCTGTGTTGAGACTGACTTTGGCGTCATCTACGAGAGGCCAACTGCAGCGCTGCCGACGCCCAGCGGCATCCTCAGCCCTGGCGGCACGGCCAGCCCCGCTCCTCTTTCCGCCTTGGCCACTTCCCctgacggcggcgcgagcgagtTCAGCACTGCCCTGTCTGATCGCCCCCTCTCGCCTGGGTCGTCAGACCTTGCGGCTCTCCGTGAAGAAGGCAAGCGGCGCAAGAGCGTGAGCtgcaaggccaaggaggtgGTTACGATCGACGCAATACGGCCCGATTGGGAGGCAAAGCTcaacgccgtcaaggcacaagcagcgcgtcgtgctgcgcggcgcatCGTCATGCGCCAGGTCGGCGATCGTCTGATTCCAATCGGGTATACGTCGTCGCGGGCGACGGGCCAGGCCGACTTTTCTATGTCCATTCCACCCGAGGAGAGCGGGTCGCGGCGGTCGCGTCGtacgcgcgagcgcgagcgcgagatggaggag atGATGATCATGGAGGCCATGCGGCTCTCGCTTCTCGACCAGGAGGAGTACCAGCGCAAACATGCGCACGATATTCAGCCCGGGCAGACCGCCGCAGGTCCATCAGCCGGGCCATCGACGGACAACGGCAGCAGTAACGGCAGGGGCCCGAGCGGaaccagctcgccgacaccgagcacgagctcgcgccgATCGTCGCGGGCAGCCGACACCCTTTCCAGCTGGCGGCAGAACGAGGgcgggcgcgcggcgaAGCTTCTCTCCAAGATCACGGTTAACCGGAGTAGGGCCAACTCGAAGTCGAGCGTGCATTTCGCCCCTTCGCCCCCGACGTTCGGTTCTGCGTCGCCAAGCGGGaaccgcgcgcgctcgtcgtccactCCCAGCCCAGCTCCAGGCCTGCACTCGGAACACACTCCGTCACCGCTCAGCAACGCCGTGACGCGCCGCTCCCTCGACGTGCCAGCAACTGGACGGGGAGCCGCGTTGGCGCTCCAGGCCGCACTTGGACCGGCGGAGCCCGCCATTGCCGAAGTGGCGACACCCATGACCGAGACTGATCACGACCCGTTAacgcgcgagctcgctgcCGCGACGGACGACGGCCCTGCGTCTCTGCTGACCGACTCCCCTGGACAGATGGACGCGGAAGTCGTCCCAACGCCACCCGCGATACCCGTTGTCGTCGAACCGCCGATCGACTCACCCGTGACCGAGCTTGCGGCGCCCACTCCGATCGAAGCGCCGGTAGGCCAGGACCTCCTGTCGTTTGGGAACCTGGGACCCGACTCTGAAGCGACGCCCCGCGACTCTCCCCTGAGCGACACGACGCCGGCCGCCAGCCCGTCCGGCCAGGCTGCGGCACTGCCCGACCCGCCCGCGACGGGTAAGGCACTCGCTGCACCCATTGACGTTCCCAAGACCTCCGGTCCCGACACGGACAAGGGTCCCGAGACGCCTGCCAAGACCGAGCTGACCAAGGTCACGCCCAAGTCGCCCACACTGAGCCCGTTCAAGCCAGCCCCGTGCCGCACCGACACGAGCACGAGCCTCGTGAGCGTCGACGCTGCGAGCTTCATCAGCCGCTCGAGcctgggcgacgacgaggtcatccGGCGTCCCAGCGGCCCACTTGCTGCACGTGCCGACGACTAA